One window from the genome of Natrinema caseinilyticum encodes:
- a CDS encoding iron-containing alcohol dehydrogenase family protein, which yields MFPIAEHFEYEYRGCDIVYGRGCAARLSEYLDGHGLERTLLVCGSNVGANDDLMEPIRDGLGDRLVGVFDRTTGEKRAETVFDAIDSMRETDADVLVGVGGGSSLDVARQTSVIASDGRSLTDLREEARDGSVATPESNTQRRPVIVIPTTFAGADVSDSGSITIFSADDSPTNQPIRVSGSEMPIADFADPSLFETTPPTALGGSAMNGFDKGIETLYARDANPVSDGVGIHGLRLLSDALPQVAGEGGNSDVSQMDRAVVGSLLVQIDRKVSIVHAFGHGFARRYPVQQGAIHAIVVPHVLRYLFAEVDASRALMATALGIDTSAGTDAEVGESVIDAIVTMRDAFDVPTRLRDLSATREEDLPAIAEFIVDDPPMARTPTGLDPSAEDIESVLREAW from the coding sequence ATGTTTCCAATAGCTGAACATTTCGAGTACGAGTATCGAGGGTGCGATATCGTCTACGGACGCGGGTGCGCCGCTCGATTGAGCGAGTACCTGGATGGTCACGGTCTCGAACGAACCCTTCTCGTCTGTGGTTCGAACGTCGGGGCAAACGACGACCTGATGGAGCCGATTCGAGACGGCCTCGGCGATCGACTCGTCGGCGTCTTCGATAGGACGACGGGGGAGAAACGGGCCGAAACCGTCTTCGATGCGATCGATTCGATGCGGGAGACGGACGCGGACGTTCTCGTCGGGGTCGGAGGCGGAAGCAGCCTCGACGTTGCCCGCCAGACGAGCGTCATCGCGTCGGACGGTCGATCGCTGACGGACCTCCGTGAGGAGGCACGCGACGGAAGCGTTGCGACGCCCGAGTCGAACACCCAAAGGCGACCAGTGATCGTCATTCCGACGACGTTCGCCGGGGCAGACGTTTCCGATAGCGGATCGATTACGATTTTTTCGGCCGACGACTCGCCGACGAACCAGCCGATCCGGGTCAGCGGATCGGAGATGCCGATCGCCGATTTCGCCGATCCGTCCCTCTTCGAGACGACGCCGCCGACCGCCCTGGGTGGTTCGGCGATGAACGGCTTCGATAAAGGGATCGAGACGCTGTACGCTCGAGATGCGAACCCCGTCAGCGACGGAGTAGGAATTCACGGTCTCCGCCTCCTGAGCGACGCGCTCCCACAGGTGGCCGGCGAGGGGGGGAATTCCGACGTGAGCCAGATGGACCGGGCGGTGGTCGGTTCGTTACTGGTTCAAATCGATCGGAAGGTTTCGATCGTCCACGCGTTCGGACACGGCTTCGCCCGGCGATACCCGGTCCAACAGGGAGCGATACACGCGATCGTCGTTCCACACGTTCTCCGGTACTTGTTCGCGGAGGTGGACGCGAGTCGCGCCCTGATGGCAACCGCATTGGGGATCGACACGTCCGCCGGTACCGATGCGGAGGTTGGTGAATCGGTCATCGATGCGATCGTAACCATGCGCGATGCGTTCGACGTGCCGACGCGGCTTCGGGATCTATCCGCGACACGGGAGGAGGATCTCCCGGCGATAGCCGAGTTTATCGTCGACGATCCGCCGATGGCTCGGACGCCGACGGGACTGGACCCGAGCGCCGAGGACATCGAATCGGTGCTTCGAGAGGCCTGGTAA
- a CDS encoding thiamine pyrophosphate-binding protein, with the protein MKVNEAVIDCLTDNGVDTLFGIPGKQSLPLNESISERDDIRFVMARHETAVSHQAWGYAETSGGIAATVVIPGPGDMNAMNGLKNALNDCTPLLHIAVETEPEIRGGDGIHETPPDTYDNVVKENITVETPESTVAELERAFDTAQTAPKGPVRVGIPKNFLKMDVALAERGEIDRQTFSGVPEAKVTAAADLLANASNPIVIAGGGVRASDASDELKTVAERLEAPVVLTYKGKAVFPDEHELMGGVLCGGTGTAVKDLIADSDAALGVGTDFDAVTMHNWSFDVPDDLVHVTLGADDIGTGYEPAIGIVADAGRTLEALDGALAERSIAGGDGRERAAETRSAVDARLEELRAVSEAPLTSVKALDAIRAGIPRDAAISVDAGGFRLWTLLTFPAYEPRDYVNPGSWATMGTGVPAAIGAKLANPDQDVVALTGDGGLMMCIHELHTLADEDIDVTVVVLNNSDYAIISEEAGRSYRMDEGEYGWDETPVSYTAVAEGLGLDVERAETPDEVEATVSEAIASEGPTLVEIPTDPYEPQSSVWMNR; encoded by the coding sequence ATGAAGGTTAACGAGGCAGTTATCGACTGCCTGACTGATAACGGTGTCGACACGTTGTTCGGTATCCCGGGCAAGCAATCGCTACCGCTCAACGAATCGATCAGCGAACGCGACGACATCCGGTTCGTGATGGCTCGCCACGAGACTGCGGTTTCGCACCAGGCCTGGGGCTACGCCGAAACCAGCGGCGGTATAGCCGCCACGGTCGTCATTCCGGGGCCCGGCGATATGAACGCGATGAACGGCCTGAAGAACGCACTGAACGATTGTACGCCGCTCCTGCACATCGCAGTGGAAACCGAACCGGAGATACGCGGCGGCGACGGCATTCACGAAACGCCGCCCGACACGTACGATAACGTCGTCAAGGAGAACATCACCGTCGAAACACCCGAGAGCACCGTCGCCGAACTCGAGCGGGCGTTCGACACCGCACAGACGGCACCGAAGGGCCCAGTCAGGGTCGGCATTCCGAAGAACTTCCTCAAGATGGACGTCGCCCTCGCGGAACGGGGCGAGATCGACCGACAGACGTTCAGCGGCGTTCCGGAGGCGAAAGTGACCGCGGCGGCGGACCTCCTCGCGAACGCGTCGAACCCGATCGTCATCGCCGGCGGTGGCGTCCGCGCATCCGACGCGAGCGACGAACTGAAAACCGTCGCCGAACGTCTCGAGGCCCCGGTCGTCCTCACGTACAAAGGGAAGGCCGTCTTCCCGGACGAGCACGAACTCATGGGCGGCGTCCTCTGTGGCGGCACCGGCACGGCCGTGAAAGACCTCATCGCCGACTCCGATGCCGCACTCGGTGTCGGCACCGACTTCGACGCCGTTACGATGCACAACTGGTCGTTCGACGTGCCCGACGACCTCGTCCACGTAACGCTCGGCGCCGACGACATCGGCACCGGATACGAACCGGCGATCGGGATCGTCGCCGACGCCGGCCGGACGCTCGAGGCGCTCGACGGCGCGCTGGCGGAACGCTCGATCGCCGGTGGAGACGGACGCGAACGGGCCGCCGAGACCCGGAGCGCTGTTGACGCTCGACTCGAGGAACTGCGAGCGGTTTCGGAGGCGCCGTTGACTTCGGTGAAGGCGCTCGACGCTATCAGAGCGGGAATCCCACGCGACGCGGCAATCTCCGTCGACGCGGGTGGGTTCCGCCTCTGGACGCTCCTCACGTTCCCGGCCTACGAACCCCGGGACTACGTCAACCCGGGTTCGTGGGCGACGATGGGAACGGGAGTCCCCGCGGCTATCGGTGCGAAACTGGCTAACCCGGACCAGGACGTCGTGGCGCTCACCGGCGACGGCGGGCTGATGATGTGCATCCACGAACTGCACACGCTGGCCGACGAGGATATCGACGTGACCGTCGTCGTCCTCAACAACAGTGATTACGCGATCATCAGCGAAGAGGCCGGGCGGAGCTACCGGATGGACGAAGGCGAGTACGGGTGGGACGAAACGCCGGTATCGTACACGGCCGTCGCCGAAGGACTCGGTCTGGACGTCGAGCGGGCCGAAACGCCGGACGAGGTCGAAGCCACGGTCTCCGAGGCGATCGCGAGCGAGGGCCCGACGCTGGTCGAGATTCCCACCGATCCCTACGAGCCGCAGTCGAGCGTCTGGATGAATCGATAA